A single genomic interval of Rhododendron vialii isolate Sample 1 chromosome 3a, ASM3025357v1 harbors:
- the LOC131320728 gene encoding uncharacterized protein At3g06530 isoform X4 yields MATSIASQLKAIKSLIKTSDSDPRKRPFTRPSILFNPKEAADLDLDTLLSIAISGLEVLVSADERFRNYKNDLFSHKSRELDRELMGIEENNQINIAISSYLRLLSGYFQLPSALKTLEYLIRRFKVHVYNTEELILCALPYHDTHVFVRIVQLLDIGNSKWKFLDGVKASGAPPPRQVIVQQCIRDRGVLEAFCNYASPTKKFHPSKAVISFCTAVVVEVLGSLTTLDDDVVKRVLPYVLSGLQLDAKGGLDLKAGALMTVSLLASRVALSPKLVNSLIRSIAEVAREDAKESTDLQWFRTSFMALVNLVQLQSVVIFPKKAVDSLKEIRDVSGILAGLTKEFNIDKFLAVFLESLLEYSSSDDLCHFTLVSIIEAVPVKQFVNRIVSKLLYSCMRSSQKKNEPISSESGSWAKQILISINKMYPSEFLGAVHSFLEDAKVQSKNDGSIDEIMCRILDGNLDLSIDVSDSKIWFALEHPKAEVRRSALSGLNAFGVLKEKSVGSERLVAIQDAVLRRLRDDDLTVVHAALTVNRLDVCICPPALIDALENVLQRCLGIVMSIASGDTSLPSDVAFLCLERAISNFQDQKEFAKQLATMTFPLLLIVPKMLDHEHISSTNMDTIRGMAETLSRHPEEYMPWLVECCKFSELSKTFFFLVLLQSFTMPKIDVSRFNALYDACYQVLVAEWHVLKSVGLVSAEESKTRMVDSDCKGFLDQLFEANFNTNFRQLNSKILVCLFWRILEVFVSTMPADVSLDDSGKWMSTFQDLFVFLADSDRKNVFQKHLHFLVTKCKISPVRFLLKLVTEEGVSVAVQVESLHCFVFLCSQLDESLHFELLGEFPSILVPLSSDNKDLRVAAMSCIEGLRTLSPHVDFSKWKSGQSATCPHFLDELLSLMVQQKKLILSDRDVLPSFLTTLLSSSCHSLLVPETIGQRFNQSIKNEILIFILRSALKLSTYAKLVILSLLKGLGRGVMRVEDVESLLSVLLERCRRYHFGKEKTFKKLSKVEVETLCLLLESCSVPTSSFDEPVFEDQLLEVLQFGGVTSEDSAIVLPCITVLRNLNASFYRGLKTEKQDQLFRDLVLLFRSANGDIQNGTREALLRIEFSCSTVVRILDSVFEQEVCIIGSPYGKKKKKHMSHLNQNSGRTGKNELSFLSSLLDFLLLKKDLKNRTSLIGPLFKLLRKMFTDEPVHNDVDQDVQTMQASSGISQTVSSMICYNQQTLLLILEDISASLSTIVPSKDDTMNNFDLKLLINCARSTKDETTRNQVFSLLSTVAKVAPDKVLAHIVDICTLIGESAVTQWNSHSQRVFEVLISAIVPCWLSKNGSIGTLLQIFVNVMPEVAEHRRLPIILHLLRTLGESASLGSLLFLLFGSLVSRKLLSAPDNSLHSWDHLTSLTRIEWEFVFAMRISEQYSCMIWLPSLVKLLQQIEIGTCGVQSFKELLVAMQFISDKLLDPEITFKLSSGEESDDVQRTLGALMECIVSHLQLVDSSRKHVNFSTVVRKELKELMRTVLKNITKGLMPSSYFNGIIKLLKHADRSVRRKALGLLSETVRDSDTTKLKHGRKGLTSKSSSWFHLDDSAVESFGEMCLEIVKLVDDSLDDSNTSLKVAAVSAMEVLVYKFPSYYSIFSMCLSSVTRHIQSDNVAFSSSCIRTTGALINVLGPRALPELPSIMENVMSRSRVVSSSVSAITNYGEDRTSTLSTSSKEPLFTSILLAFEAAIDKLGGFLNPYLGDILKLMVLHPKFLPGSDPKLKSKADIVRKLITEKITVRLLLPPLLSLYSDAIKSGDSSLSIAFEMLGNLVRTMDKSSIVAYHAKIFDLCLVALDLRRQHPVSIRSIEDVEKYVINTTIFLTMKLTETMFKPLFIRCIEWADSDLYESGGVGSTNLDRAISFYGLVHRLAESHRSLFVPYFKYLLDSCIRHLTGAEDANVAVPRKKKKAKHQEGYSNVDEENGTVTHQVWHLRTLVLSSLHRCFLYDTGNLKFLDSSNFQVLLKPIVSQLVVEPPASLEEYASIPSLKEVDDLLVTCVGQMAVTAGTDLLWKPLNHEVLMQTRSEKVRSRILGLRIVKYLVESLKEEYLVLLPETIPFLGELLEDVELPVKSLAQEILKEMEFMSGESLRQYL; encoded by the exons ATGGCGACCTCAATCGCCTCCCAGTTAAAGGCCATCAAGTCTCTCATCAAAACCTCCGATTCAGACCCCCGCAAGCGCCCGTTTACTCGCCCCTCCATCCTCTTCAACCCCAAAGAAGCCGCCGACCTCGACCTAGACACCTTACTCTCCATCGCCATCTCAG GTTTGGAGGTTCTTGTAAGCGCGGACGAGAGGTTTAGGAATTACAAGAATGATTTGTTTAGTCACAAGAGTAGAGAGTTGGATAGGGAGCTGATGGGCATTGAGGAAAATAACCAAATCAATATAGCCATTAGTTCTTATTTGCGGTTGTTATCAGGTTATTTTCAGCTCCCTTCGGCCTTAAAGACGCTCGAGTACTTGATACGTAGGTTCAA GGTTCATGTATACAACACGGAGGAACTGATTCTATGTGCTCTGCCTTACCATGACACCCATGTTTTTGTTCGAATCGTGCAGTTGCTTGACATAGG GAATAGTAAGTGGAAATTTCTTGACGGTGTTAAAGCATCGGGTGCACCGCCACCTAGGCAAGTTATAGTGCAACAATGTATTCGTGATCGGGGAGTTTTGGAGGCTTTTTGCAACTAT GCCTCACCTACGAAGAAGTTTCATCCTTCTAAAGCCGTGATTAGCTTCTGCACAGCAGTTGTTGTTGAGGTTTTGGGTTCTCTTACAACTCTTGATGATGACGTTGTGAAGAGAGTCCTTCCATATGTACTCTCCGGATTGCAGCTTGATGCCAAAGGTGGTCTAGATCTCAAG GCTGGTGCTTTGATGACTGTCAGTTTGCTAGCGAGCAGGGTAGCATTATCCCCGAAACTTGTCAATAGCTTAATAAGGTCAATTGCTGAGGTAGCTAGAGAGGATGCTAAAGAATCTACTGATTTGCAGTGGTTTCGCACTTCATTTATGGCCTTGGTCAATCTAGTTCAG TTGCAATCTGTTGTAATCTTCCCCAAGAAGGCAGTGGATAGTCTGAAAGAGATCAG GGATGTTTCGGGGATTCTTGCTGGACTGACCAAGGAGTTCAATATCGACAAATTCTTGGCTGTGTTTCTGGAATCTCTCCTGGAGTACAG TTCTTCTGATGATCTTTGCCATTTTACTCTAGTATCAATCATAGAGGCAGTTCCTGTGAAGCAATTTGTTAATCGTATAGTGTCTAAGCTCCTTTACTCTTGCATGAGGTCATCACAGAAGAAGAATGAGCCCATATCATCAGAATCAG GAAGCTGGGCCAAGCAAATTTTAATCTCCATTAATAAGATGTACCCATCTGAATTTCTTGGAGCAGTTCACAGTTTTCTGGAG GATGCTAAAGTGCAATCCAAGAATGATGGTTCCATAGATGAGATCATGTGCAGAATATTAGATGGGAATTTGGATTTGTCCATTGACGTCTCTGATTCTAAAATTTGGTTTGCACTGGAACATCCAAAG GCTGAGGTTCGACGCTCTGCACTTTCTGGGTTGAATGCATTTGGCGTTCTCAAAGAGAAGTCTGTTGGTTCGGAG AGACTTGTAGCTATTCAAGATGCAGTATTACGTCGGCTTCGAGATGATGATCTTACTGTGGTGCATGCAGCTCTAACTGTAAATAGATTGGATGTCTGCATTTGTCCTCCGGCTCTTATTGATGCGCTTGAGAATGTGCTTCAGAGATGTCTCGGAATTGTAATGTCAA TTGCATCGGGTGACACATCTCTACCTAGCGATGTTGCTTTTTTGTGTCTCGAACGGGCTATTTCAAACTTCCAAGATCAGAAAGAGTTTGCAAAACAACTTGCAACGATGACGTTTCCCTTGCTGCTAATCGTACCAAAG ATGTTGGATCATGAGCACATTTCTTCTACTAATATGGATACGATAAGAGGGATGGCAGAAACATTGTCAAGGCACCCTGAAGAGTATATGCCTTGGCTTGTAGAATGCTGCAAGTTTTCGGAGCTGTCAAAGACATTTTTCTTCTTGGTTTTGTTGCAGTCATTCACGATGCCTAAGATTG ATGTTAGTCGGTTTAATGCATTGTATGATGCTTGCTATCAAGTTCTGGTAGCTGAGTGGCATGTGTTGAAGTCTGTGGGACTTGTATCTGCAGAAGAG TCCAAGACAAGAATGGTGGATAGTGATTGCAAAGGCTTTCTGGATCAGCTGTTTGAGGCCAACTTTAACACCAATTTTAGGCAACTGAATTCGAAGATACTAGTTTGCTTATTTTGGAGGATACTGGAGGTGTTTGTCTCAACAATGCCGGCAGATGTCTCATTG GATGATAGTGGAAAGTGGATGTCCACATTTCAGGATCTATTTGTGTTCCTTGCTGACTCAGACCGGAAGAATGTTTTCCAGAAGCATCTTCACTTCCTAGTTACAAAATGCAAGATCTCTCCAGTCCGATTTTTATTGAAGCTTGTCACTGAAGAAG GTGTTTCTGTTGCTGTTCAAGTCGAGAGTCTTCattgttttgtgtttctttgTTCTCAGTTAGATGAAAGCTTACATTTTGAACTTCTTGGTGAATTTCCTTCGATTCTTGTTCCACTGTCAAGTGATAACAAG GATTTACGGGTGGCTGCCATGAGCTGTATTGAAGGGTTGCGCACACTGTCGCCTCATGTTGATTTCTCCAAATGGAAATCTG GACAAAGTGCAACGTGTCCACATTTTCTTGATGAACTTCTGAGCCTGATGGTTCAACAAAAGAAGCTGATACTATCAGACAGAGATGTTTTGCCTTCATTTTTAACAACTTTGCTGAGTTCTTCCTGCCATAGCCTTTTAGTACCAGAGACAATTGGACAGAG ATTCAATCAATCTATAAAGAATGAGATACTGATTTTCATTCTACGCTCTGCCCTAAAACTTTCCACATACGCAAAG CTAGTCATTTTGTCCTTGCTTAAAGGACTAGGAAGAGGAGTTATGCGTGTTGAGGATGTTGAGTCGTTGCTCTCTGTACTTTTGGAAAGATGTCGCCGGTATcattttgggaaagaaaagacattcaaaaaattgtcaaaagtTGAAGTTGAAACCCTCTGCCTACTATTGGAG AGCTGCTCTGTGCCCACCTCTTCATTTGATGAGCCTGTTTTTGAAGATCAACTATTGGAGGTTCTACAG TTTGGTGGAGTGACCTCTGAAGATTCTGCCATTGTGCTGCCTTGTATAACTGTGTTGAGGAATCTCAATGCTTCCTTTTACAGAGGTTTGAAAACTGAGAAACAG GATCAACTTTTCCGAGACCTGGTGCTTCTGTTTCGGTCTGCTAACGGTGACATACAAAATGGCACTAGGGAGGCATTACTGCGTATAGAA TTTTCTTGCTCCACGGTCGTCAGGATACTTGATTCTGTTTTCGAGCAAGAAGTTTGCATAATTGGTTCTCCATatgggaagaagaaaaagaaacatatgTCTCATCTTAACCAAAATAGTGGAAGAACTGGCAAAAATGAACTTTCTTTCCTGAGCTCTCTCCTAGATTTTTTGCTGCTGAAGAAAGATTTAAAGAACAG GACTTCCCTAATAGGGCCCTTATTTAAGCTTCTACGCAAAATGTTTACGGATGAGCCGGTTCACAATGATGTTGACCAGGATGTGCAAACTATGCAAGCTTCATCGGGCATCTCTCAAACCGTTTCCAGTATGATATGCTACAATCAACAGACGCTACTGTTGATTCTGGAAGATATAAGTGCCTCACTTTCGACTATTGTTCCTTCAAAG GATGATACAATGAATAACTTTGACTTGAAGCTTTTGATTAATTGCGCCCGATCTACAAAGGATGAAACCACTCGCAATCAAGTATTTTCATTATTATCTACTGTTGCAAAGGTTGCTCCAGACAAAGTTTTGGCCCATATAGTGGATATTTGTACTCTTATTGGGGAATCAGCTGTCACACAG TGGAACAGTCATTCACAAAGAGTGTTTGAAGTTCTCATATCGGCAATAGTGCCTTGCTGGTTATCTAAGAATGGCAGCATAGGCACATTGCTTCAG ATTTTTGTGAATGTAATGCCTGAAGTTGCTGAGCATAGAAGGCTGCCAATTATCTTGCATCTTTTGAG GACTCTTGGAGAGAGTGCTAGCTTGGGTTCAttactttttctccttttcggTTCATTGGTTTCAAGGAAACTATTATCTGCCCCTGATAATAGTCTACACTCGTGGGATCACTTAACTTCTCTTACTCGTATAGAATGGGAGTTTGTATTTGCAATGAGAATATCTGAGCAGTATTCATGCATGATATGGCTTCCTTCACTTGTTAAGCTGCTTCAACAAATAGAAATTGGTACTTGTGGTGTACAAAGTTTTAAGGAACTGCTAGTTGCTATGCAGTTCATTTCAGACAAACTGCTAGATCCTGAAATTACATTTAAGCTCAGTTCTGGTGAAGAATCAGATGACGTTCAG AGAACACTTGGAGCACTTATGGAATGTATTGTTTCTCATTTACAACTGGTTGACTCGAGCAGAAAGCATGTAAATTTTTCCACAGTCGTCAGGAAAGAACTGAAGGAGTTAATGCGTACTGTCTTGAAAAATATTACGAAGGGGCTCATGCCGTCATCATACTTCAATGGGATTATTAAATTGCTGAAACATGCAGATAGAAGTGTGAGGAGGAAA GCTCTCGGGCTTCTTTCGGAAACTGTCAGAGACTCTGACACTACGAAACTGAAGCATGGGAGAAAGGGTTTGACTTCGAAGTCAAGTTCTTGGTTTCATCTAGATGACAGTGCTGTGGAGTCATTTGGGGAGATGTGTTTGGAAATTGTCAAGTTGGTTGATGATTCTCTCGATGATTCTAATACTTCATTAAAAGTGGCAGCTGTTTCAGCGATGGAAGTTTTGGTGTACAAGTTTCCTTCCTATTATTCGATATTCAGCATGTGCCTCTCATCTGTAACCAGACACATCCAGTCAGACAATGTGGCATTCTCTTCTTCCTGCATTCGAACGACTGGTGCTTTGATCAATGTGCTTGGTCCAAGGGCCCTTCCTGAGCTTCCTTCTATCATGGAGAATGTGATGAGTAGGTCTCGCGTTGTCTCCTCATCTGTGTCTGCAATAACCAATTATGGCGAAGATAGAACTTCTACGTTGTCAACATCCTCCAAGGAACCTCTCTTCACGTCTATTCTTCTCGCATTCGAGGCAGCTATTGACAAGCTTGGTGGGTTTTTAAACCCATATCTTGGAGACATTCTAAAACTCATGGTGTTGCATCCCAAGTTTTTGCCTGGATCAGATCCAAAATTGAAATCGAAAGCTGATATAGTTCGAAAGCTTATAACTGAGAAAATAACT GTCCGACTTTTGCTTCCACCGTTGCTGAGCTTGTACTCTGATGCTATTAAATCTGGTGATTCAAGTTTATCAATTGCTTTTGAAATGTTGGGAAATTTGGTCCGAACAATGGATAAATCATCAATTGTTGCTTATCATGCAAAAATATTCGACTTATGTTTGGTAGCACTTGATCTTCGCCGTCAACATCCTGTTTCAATTAGGAGCATTGAGGATGTTGAGAAATATGTCATCAACACAACGATCTTTCTTACTATGAAGCTTACGGAGACAATGTTCAAGCCTTTATTCATTAGGTGTATTGAGTGGGCTGATTCAGATTTGTATGAAAGTGGAGGTGTGGGAAGCACAAATCTTGATAGGGCAATTTCTTTCTATGGATTGGTACATAGACTAGCTGAAAGCCACAG ATCTTTGTTTGTCCCTTACTTCAAGTACTTGCTTGATAGTTGTATACGACATTTGACGGGCGCTGAAGATGCAAATGTTGCTGTGCCacggaaaaagaagaaggccaAACATCAAGAAGGTTATAGTAATGTAGATGAGGAAAATGGTACAGTGACGCATCAAGTATGGCATCTTCGGACGTTGGTTCTATCTTCCTTACACAGATGTTTCCTTTATGATACTGGAAACCTGAAGTTTCTTGACTCGTCAAATTTTCAG GTTCTGTTAAAACCTATTGTATCACAGCTGGTCGTAGAACCACCTGCTTCTTTAGAAGAATATGCAAGCATACCTTCATTAAAAGAAGTTGATGATTTGTTGGTTACTTGTGTTGGTCAAATGGCTGTTACAGCTGGCACCGACCTTCTCTGGAAGCCCCTGAATCATGAG GTGTTGATGCAAACTCGTAGCGAGAAGGTTCGATCCCGCATTTTGGGGCTGAGAATTGTTAAGTACCTTGTGGAGAGTCTTAAAGAAGAATATTTGGTATTATTACCTGAAACCATCCCTTTCCTCGGTGAATTGCTGGAAGATGTTGAACTACCGGTCAAGTCTCTTGCACAAGAGATACTCAAAGAAATGGAGTTCATGAGTGGTGAAAGCCTCCGACAATACCTCTGA